TAGCTTAATATATAACATAATAATTTGTTGAAAGTAGTAGTTATATAATTTTGATCTTTAATTAGATTGACAACTGATTTTATGACAATAATATGACTGATTCTAAAGATTAGTATTACGGAGATGGTGGAATGTTTAAAGTTAAAAATCGGCAAGAAGAATCATCAGCTATATTAGCAGTTGGATTTAATCATCAAGCAATTGAATCTGTATTATGCCAGAAATTAAATGAGCAGATTGAAAAACTCCCAGGCAATTTGGGTGATAAAAGATATGCAATTATTCGCATAATTTTAGGTAAAATACAAAGTAAAATAGCAGGATTGAGTCTTCAGCCCAAGGATTTTTCTAAAACAATAAAACAGATGAGTAAAGACGTTATAAGCACGATGTGTGATAGCGGAGACATGATGTTATGCAGTAATGATCGCGATCCGCTGACCTCTTTTTTTACCTCAGTTCTCCTCTACAATGATGGTATGAACCGAGGGGATTATGAGCAGAAAGATTTCCAGAAACAATTATGTAAAATGGTTTATAAGTTGTGTATTGAAAGAGAATACGGGGATAAAATAGCAGCATTCAAAAAGGCAGTAAGCAGCCCACAATATCAAGTCGACATAATTTCAAAAATCTCGAAAGCGCTTGTTTTTGCATCAGATCAAAAATATAGTTTAGATAATAATCCTGAAGCTGAAAACAATATTAGATCTTTATTAAGTGACGGTGAGGGATTACCGCTTTTTTCTGAAGATTATATGCCGTTGGTGGTTGATATATTCAGACAAGTGCAGGAAAATAAGGATGTTCGGCCATTTTTTACATCAATGTTAAAAGGGCATGACCAAGTTATGTTGTTGCATGCACCAGATGCATCAATTAACAATGCTGTTTATGGTTTTATGGCATTGTCATTCAATGTAAAGCAAGTGAGATGGGATGATATCGCAAAGGGTGTATTTACCCTAAAAGAGAAGCATCTTGCTAATCCTCATATGATGCGTTCAAAACTTAATGAAATAGGGGATCAGTATAGTAAAACATTTGGTCTTTACCTAAAGTTGTGGGTTCGGAATCTGAAAGATGCCGATCTACCCTTGGTTGTAAATAAGCTAAATAGTATTTTTAGAATGTTAGATTTTTCTAATCCACAAGCATTATCTCGATGGAAAAATGATAATCATTTATATATTCCGTTGTTTCTTAAGATGTGCCTTGAAAACGTTACAAAGGACATACACTTGAACACGGCAATGGAGGCCATAGCGTATGCTGACCGTATTTATTCTATGGTAGAGGCAAAAAGCAGGCGTGATTATAAAGAAGAACCATATCATACGATATATAGGCTGGTCAGAGAATATCGTAAATATGAAAAACATCAGCCAAGAATGCAAGAACAAAGTAGTTTTTCACCTAGAATTGTCTCAGAATCCAATGATAGTGTGGCTATTGATGCAGATGCAAATAACCATGATGTAAGGATGGAGTCTGCGAATAAAACGCAATCAAAAGGACGCAACCGGGCATCGTTAAAAAGAACCGCAATGAAAAATGTAAAAGTAAGCGGTTCAAATGAGTCAAACTTAAGTGTTAGTATTAGCCCTTTGGGTGACTCACCTAATCGTTTAGGTATAACAAAACCATCCTCCATTCAAATTGCATTAACACCATATACGTCGGCCGCAGAACGTATTCCTTCGTCGCTAAGATTGCCATTAGAACAGGCAATAGCTTCGAAAACATTTGAAATTGAATTATTAGTGAAAGTAAAAAAAATACTGTCAACAAGACCTCGTGCGGCATCTAAAATGTTAGACGCGCTTGATAGAGCTATTCAGGATGGAAAACCTTTTGAGTTGGATTTCAGAATAAAGAAACAAGATGTAAAACATACACTAAATCAATTTTGCCAGCAAGTGGCGCATTTAATCAACACAGGCAAACCTTATGCCTGGTTATCAAGTGCGTTACAATTTGAAAATAAATTTCTAACACTGAGAAGTAATATCAAAAAAGATATAGCAGGAGAAGGGTTAAGAAATAAACATGATAATAAAACGACAGAGGCTCTTATTGAAAGTCTGTTAGAAGGTGATAAAATTCTTGGATCTCTTGAGGTTCAAGAGGTTCAAAACCAAATAGCTGGAGATGTTCGAGCGAAAATCAGAAAACAAAAAAATGGTGAAGAAAAAAAGAGCAGTAAATCTGCGGCTGCAAAAGAAGACGAATTAGATGAGGTTTCAATAGAAAACCAAGTCCGATCAAAAATGGAAACAATCTATTTTGAGGCAAAGAATTACTTATTTGACCTTTATAAGGGAAATATTGGAGGATTCTTAAAAGACAATCATTATTGTGTTAATAATACGGAAGGTACGCTGGATACAGATGACATAGGTTTATCATTTAACGCTTTTAAAATATCTGATGCCATTGATACTTCGGCCGTGGCTTGCAATAATGAGCAGGCGCGGCAATTAGGGGATGCGTTCTATGCGAACATAAAAGATATTCCTTATTTTTCAGATTACCTTCTGATTAGAACCATACTTTCGGTACGAAATTTATATAAAGAACAAGCCCTTACTGAGGCGCGTGGATTGTTGGCAAATCATTATGATAAGAAGGATAACTATCTTGAACTAGGTGTATGCGGATGCACTCTTGGCTTATTATGGGGGCGTTATGTTGACTGCCTTAATCCTGAATTAGACTATTCTACACAGGAATTTAAGGAAATTTATAAAGTCATTAAAATGTCCATGGATGATTATTTAAACACTTATGTGCGTGAACCGGCTCGCACTATAGCGGCAGAGCAAGTACGTGTTCTTTATCATGCAGTCAGCCACTATTTTGTTTGTTCAAAGACTAAGGACGATCTGCACGGAAACTTCCCTCAACTAAAAGCAACCATTAAACAGGTAGAGGCGAATTTTAAAGAAAACTCGGAACGGCAGCTTAAGCGATTGTCAATTAAATGTGCCTGGGAGCGAGGTTATTCATTCGAAACATTTGATAAGCTGGTGCACAGCGAATTGAAAAATAATACTGCTATCGGAATATATCAGGATTCTGTTGCGGTAACAAACAGAGTCAGACGAGGACATTTATTGGTACAATGCTTTATTGTTAGCGAAAGTGAAGATGAGAAGGAAGCTGTGCTCAATCTGTTTCGTTTAGGGCTTGACGAAGGAATTATCGATGTAACAATCCAAGATAAGAAACTGAAAAACGTCAAGCAATTTGCTCAAGAAAAGGAAGAAACACGGTTAGTAAACGTATTGGATGATATCGAAAGGAAGAAAAATGCAACTTTACAAGAAGTTAGAACATCATACACAACAACAAGTAATGTGGAAAATTTAGACCTACTTGTCGATGCCATTCTCTCGGGTGACTTTGCCTCGCGGAATGAATATCGAAAAACAGCTTCATTAGGGAACGGGAATACTGATGCGCGCGTTGCCTTTTTAGTCAACTGTATTCATCTATATCATACTAAAAAAGCAAATATACAAGATGTGAAACGTGATTTAATAGATGTCCTTAGAAAAGGGCTATCGGGTGGCATTTTTTCATATGAGGCAAAAAATGCCCGAGGAAAACTCATACGTGAAGAAGTAAATGAAATGGGACTCACCGATGTAGAGCCACTCTTTTTTGTGAGTCGTAATACGGTTACACAAAGAAGGAATACTATTATTGAAGGACAGAGCGTGACACCACATGCAATTGAATTTCCTTTGACATATAATGCTAACGTTCTTGCATCGAGAAAGCTTGTGTCAGAAAGTCCAGCAAAGAAACAAGATGAACGGACAAGAACAGCACGCCATTCTTCAAAAAACAATGCGAGTATTCAGGGTGATACGGTTGGGAATCAAAAGCGTGCAGATCTTCCAGCTCTTGATGGCCTCGGAGGTAATCCTCCTTACGTGGATCATAACCCTGTGGATGAAAAGCCTCAGGAAACCGCGTCTTCGACGCCAGTGCAATCGAGTGTTGAGATGGGGGGGCGAAACGAAGTAAATCATTTTCCATCATCCACTGCGAGTAGCAAGAAAGAAGAAATTGTATATGACATTAGTGAAGTGTCCAGCTCTTCATCGTTAAATTATTCTTCTATTGAAGCGTCAAGTCGAGGTAAAAAAGCTGATCAACAAGGAAGCCAAAATGGACATAAGAAACGGTTAGAAAAACAGCATGAACATCGTAGTTCAAAAAAGGAATCTGAAGAGAGGTCATTAGTCCAACCCCCCCTAGATTCAACTATCGTAGATAGCATCAATGATTCTTTATCTTTAACTTTATTTACTCGGTTTTTAAATCAATCTTCAGCGATAGATTCGCTGGAAATAGGTGGTTTACATCCGGTACCTCAAGGATGCTTGTCAGTGCAGGATTTTGATTTAATGAATACGCAGCTTTATATCAAAAATAAAGTAATGACTTCAATCCTGTGCTATTATTATAGGGATCATAAGAAGCATAATACTGAATACTTTAAGGAAAGATCCAACTATTTTTTGAATGCGCTTTGTAGCTCTGTTAAATGCGAAACAGTGGAGCATGTCAGGAATTATAGTAAAGAACTGAAGAATTATGAATATAATAAGGGTAGATTTGCTTACATGGATATACGGAAATATAAACGTATAGAAGAAAAATTATTGAAAATTATTGTTGGGGGTGCCAAACAACAGTGTCATAAAAATGGCGGTATAAAATTGGATTTTTTAAAAGATTGGATGGATTGGTTAGCAAAACGTTTTGTACAAAACAGGGGCGCCTATCAACGATCAAAGAAGGAGAGAGACCTACTCCCTCAGAGAGGGCCCGATAAGCTAAATCGTCGTGATGAACGTTATATCAGCTTCAGTAGCCAAGATCCGCATTTTTCAAATAGAATCACATCTGATAAGGGAGTAAAGTCAGCCTCTCGTTAATCTTTTTGATTAAGGACATGAATCCCCATCCATAAAGATCTGCTCATAAATTCCCCAGCTATCTGCATCCTGCAGATAGCTTTGCCAAGCGATCATGTATTTGGTTGTATTGCGCATATAGCTCGCAATTTTAGGGATGTATTGCGAATTGGAGGTGGTGGTATTAGTGAGCGTTTCACCAGCTTCGGCAGTACCATCGCTTTTGAAACGGCGATGATAGATACCATAATTATTGCCGTCTTGGTTTTCACTCGACCAGGCAACGATAAAGCCCCCATCATTCATCCCTGTGACCGATGGGAATGATTGGATGCCTGACGTGGTGGTATTAACCTGGAACTCACCGCCAACCGCAACAAACCCTGTATCATAGAGCTTAGCCATGATTTCATTATTGCTTTGCCACACCACAACGAAGCGATTGTCACTTAAGCGTGCTATATCAGGATTGCGTTGATCGTTGGTTGAGGTTGCATTTACCTGAAATTCAGGCGTGTCTTGCGGCGTGTAGCTATCACCAACTAATGTATAACGGCGAGCCATAATATCATAGTTGTGTGGAGTAACGCTGGTATCATAATTCTCCCAGAGTACTACATAGCCAGCATCATTTTCAAAAGCGGCTCCCACCGGTCTGGTTTGCGAACTCGACATAAAGGTGGTGTTGTTATTGACCTTCGAATATCCGCCGATGGCAATTCCTACGCGTCCATAGCTTTGCTGGTAAATATCGGCATTTCCATCTGCCACCGAAATTCCTTGGAAGAGTAGAATATAGGAATCATCACTGAATGGAACGATGTAAGGTTCTGCACTTAGTTGGCTTGCGCTTGGATCTAAACGATATTCACCGCCATAGGCTTTACCATTTTTGAAATAACGCTGCATGGCGATATAAGATTTATCTCCATTAAAATTGGTGGACCAGGCGACAATAAAACCATAATCAGTCGCTACCACATAGGGTTGGACCTGACCGCCCTGCGTGTTGGTATTGATAAGGAATTCACCTCTATTAGGATCGCTGGCAACATTGCTGTAGGAAGCACTGAAGCCGGCTCCGGTTTTTTTGAATATTTTACCGTAAATTCCGTATTCATCACTGTCTTGATCGAGGCTTTGCCAGACCACCACGTACTTGCCATCATGCAAGGCTGCAATGGATGGGTTGTCCTGCGATTTTGCCGTGCGGTTATTGGCTCTGGTTTCGGTAAAGTTCGTGGTTATGCCGTTTACGGTTTCTGAGGTACCAAAGGTTGAAGGCAAGCAGGTAATGGTTGTGCTAAACGATGTAATCGGTGGATTATCGCATACTTTCTTGAGGGCAACCGAACTTTTATAGAGCTGATTGGCTAAGGTTGGATCGGTTGCATATAAACTATCGAGAAAACTTCCAGAGCCAGGTTTACCATATTTAGCTATTGTGCCCGCATGATGACATTCAGTGTCTGGTGTTACGAGTTTGGCATATTGGAGTTTAGGCGGTTTTAAATCGATTTTGCGTTTAAAAAGTAGAACATCATCAAATTTACTGGTTTTATCGTTTTGCACGAAAATATTATCACCGTTGGAATTTTCTACTTCTTTGTTATATGAAGAAGATGGGAATGGGATGATAGTGTTAGTTTGCCGTGTATAACCACCATATCCATTAGGTCCAAAACTTATTAACACATAAGCGGCACCAAAATTGAGGGGTTCTTTAAGGGTGAGATTGGTTTTTTCATGACCTTTGAGGTCTTGAACAGAAATATCACCGCGTGTTTCGTCATTATCAAAATCTTCTTCATTGCCCATATAGGTGGCAATTTTATAACGAAAACGCCTGTTCCAACCATCGTATAAATATTCATCACTTAAATTAAAAGCAGGGGTGGTGCCGTTATTACGTACAGGCAACATGCCTTCTGATATGGCACATTTACCGGTTGAACTGTCGTAGGCGGAGGGTTTGCCAAAGTTATTACTTGTTTCAGCCAACGTATCATCGGCCGGGCAGGGAAGGTAACCATACGTGCTATTCGAAACGAACCCTTGGATGGTTGATTCAATAACAGCCATCCTTTCTTGCGTAATCCGCATTCGGTTGGCTTCATCCCTGCTACCCACTACCGCAAGGCCGCTTGAGGCGACGATGGCGAGAATCGACATCACAATGGAGAGTTCCATCAATGAATAACCGCGTATGAACCGCGATTTGAAGAATCTTATTCCATCGTATTCCATAGAAATCCCCTGAGCTTATTTTAAACCAAACAATAACATCGCATCATTCTCACGGCCTTTGGTTTCATGGTTCACAGGTAATGCCATTGGCGGAATCGCCATTTTCAAACTTGATGGTCATCGTACCACTATTGTCGGTGAGTCCATTTCCGTAAGCTTGAGGAAAGTCATCATTGACAACAAAGTAAATCTCGCCTTTATAGGTGTCACTGCCGATAAAGGTATGCCTTGTACCTGCTTTGACAGGGCCGATTGCACCTACTTTTGCAAGCAGTGCTCCTTCACCCGCGCCTGTAAAGGTATATTGAGGTTGGGCACTCGATCCGGCGCCATTTGCTGTGCAAGGACTACAGTTAGGGGTAACCCACCATGTGCTGGATGGTGTTTCCACATATGCGGTTACCATATTATTGCTATTCAAATGCACACCGCAGTCTTTCCAGGCAGAATCACGGCTATCAACAATACAGTTTGTTGGCAATGGTGTTGTGGTGTTCTTGCATGGATAAGTCGCTGGAACGACTACCGGGGTTGGGGGGGGTGTTGTCGTGCTGCATGAGGCATCATCTGCAAACGAAATCGTGACTGACCCGCTATTATCATTATTTCCATTTCCATAGGCGCGATACGTGTCATCATTTGTTGTAAACATGATCTCGCCTTGATACAAACTTCCATCGAATGTAAAAGGGGTGTGATCAACAGGAATAACAACAGATCCTATTTTGGCCAGCAAAATACCTTCACCGAGACCGGGAGCTACATAGCCTGACGATGCAATTCCAGATCCAGTTAAAGGATTACAAGGTCCACAGATTGGAGTTATCCACCATGAAGAACCGGATATAGTTGCAACAACCTTACTGTATCGTGACAATATAACTCCTGAGGTCGTCCATGGTAATGACGTACTAGAAACGGTTAAAGGTCCTCCAGGACTGGTATTTTGACAAGGTTGCCCTGAATTTGTTGGAGGAGGTGTGGTTGGCGACGTTGGAGGTGGAGCGGGTGGTGCTACACAAGCTGGGTCATCATAAACGGACACAGTTATGGAGCCGCTATTATCTGAAAATCCAGGAGAACCAACCAAATCATCATTGGCGATAAAATCTAAAAGACCGGCCGCTTTTTGACCGTCAATTATAGTGGAATTACCGACAACGTACTTATAACCGGAAAAATTACCACCGGCGCGGGCAATTAAAGCCATAGGTGGGCCACCAGGCATAGCGTAATTAACGGATCCTGTTGCCCATGAAGCCCCTTCAGGACCTGTTGATCCAACTTCCGGGCTTGACCAGCTGCCTGAAGAATAGTCAACGTGTATTTTGCTGTAGGCCCCAACATTAATGGTTGTAGCAGGCGTTGTCCAGGTCGTGGATGTTGAATTGATGGATACCGTAGTGGGTAGGCCTGTTGTTGTATAACATATCCCCCCAGATAAACCGCTTGGTGGTGGTGGTGGTGAAGATGCTCCAGGCCCTGCTGGTGGTGGTGGGCAGTCAGCGAATTTAAAGGTCAGGCTTCCTGGTGCTATATTTAATTTACGGCCGCCTGGATTGGCGCAATAGCAATCTTTCACAGGTCTATTGCTATCTTGTGTGTTTTGCATATCTTCTATGCAGGTGGGATCATCTTCAGAAGCAGAGAAAGCACCTGAATAAGTCAAACCTAATGGTGCCAGCATGGAACTAACTAAAAAAAGCCTTTTTAACAGTTTGCTCGAATTCATAACGTTATCCTCCCCACCTTGGCCTGCCTAGGATTTATCCGTTTTTAGGCTACCATATCTTCAATATCTTCAATCGTTGGATCAACACCTAACAGATCTATTATACCATGCTAAAGGTTAACGATTTGTTCATAAAAAAGGGTATGAAGTTGACAATTAAAGGATGAATTAGCTTAGTAGTCTTATAACCAAGGATTAAAATACAAGGTCAAAGTGTGATTAATATGTCACCCTTGGCTTATAAAATGAATATTTACGGAAAAACACCACTCGACAATTCAGATAAAGCCACTTATAGTGAGGCCACGACATCGCTAGGTTGTTCCTGGTTCCAGGTGCGCTGTTGGAGCTTTAAGCTCCTTGATGTCGTGCCAAGTTCAATAAGAGTGGAGTATTTATGAATAAGACTGAATTAATTGCTTTCGTAGCAAAAAAAGCTGGTTTGACAAACGCTTCTGCATCGTCGGCAGTTGAAGCTTTCCTTACCGGTGTTACCTCAACCCTCAAAACTGGTGGCAAAGTTGCTATTATTGGTTGGGGTTCTTTTGAAGTTACCAAAACTAAAGCTCGCAATGGCCGCAATCCTAAAACAGGTGCTCCATTAAAAATTCCTGCTCGTAACAATCCACGTTTCAGACCAGGTAAAGAGCTTAAAGAAGCTGTAAACTAGATTTACTCTTTCTTTTAAAGAAAATTCAAAAAGCCCGCCATATGGCGGGCTTTTTTATGGATAGTGCGTTGAGCCAGACTTACACATCAGCCCTGTTTTTAACTTTAAACAAAGGGGTAACATTGGAGGGTAGCTGGCTATTTCCTTCAATGGTTGTTTTGAGTCGGGGCGATTCATCTGTTGTTTGGTAAGGGAGATGAATCGTGATAATAGAGCCTTTACCCCATTCATCGGTTAATTCTAAATCGCCTCCGTGCAGAATTAACAGTTTGCGCACTGAGGCAATGGAAAGTTCAATTCCATCAATATCACGTTCAATTCCGCGACCATCGTGCATTTCAAAAAGCTCCTGTCTTTTCTTTTCGGGAATGCCGTAACCATTATCTTCGATGGTAATGATAAGATGGTCAATATAATCAATAGGGGCTAGTTTTAAAGAAATACGAATGGTTTCACCGCTGACTAAGAAGTCTGAGGCGCGGCGAATTAAGCCGTTGATGGCCTGGATGAAGCGAATTTTATCAGCAAAAATGGGAGGGAGATCTTGCCGCGGTGCGTATTCTAAATTAATCCCTCCGCGTATAAGGGCTTTCTTTTGTATATCAATACATTCTTGCATAATATCACAAGGATTAAAATGTTCACGTTCGAGTGAATCCGTTGTGAAGGCTTCAATATGCCTCACCAGTGTATCAATACGTACCAAGGCTTCTTCCTGATGACGGGGGGACATAACAATATTGCTTTCTCTCCTTAAGTGGCAGAGCAACATTTGTGTTGTCATGGAGATGGCGTTTAAAAAATTACAGGTTTTATGCCTGATCTCGCGCAGGATTTCTAACTTCATGAGATCAGAACGTTCGCCGATGCGAATGGTTTCGTCTTGCAATTCTTTGACCGAAGAAAGATTAAGCAGCGTTTGAATAATACGCTCCTGCGCTTTTTGGGCGCGTAGAACACTTTTAATCAGTCCAAAGACTTCTGGATTGGGTGCTGTGCGTGGGAGCTTTAACTCAATATCTTCATTACCCAATTTGTGGATTTCCTGGGTGATAATTTTAATGGAACTAAAAATGCGTAGGCGGTACCAAATGAAAGCAATCAGGAAGAGGATACTAATTGGAAGTAGACGGATGAATTCTAGGGAACATTCATATAAGAAGCTTGAGCATACCCATGATAACGAAACGTGACGAGGAAATGGTAGGGCAAGCAAAGCATGAATCATGGAATGCCCTAAGATTAATAAGCTAATAATTGTTACAAATAGAGCGTGGTCTTTTGTTGTAAGTAAGAATCCCGGTAATTCACGCAATTTTTTAGTAAGAAATGATGCTTCAAAAGTTCTTGTTGCCATATAACCACCCTAATATGCTGAATAAAGGAGAATAATGACGATTATATTGCAGTTTAATAAAATTGTAAATAGTTACTTTTAATAAATTATTCAAATTCATTATCTGCCGTGGTTATTCAATCTTAAGTTATGGGGAATGAAAAGAAGTTTAGATGGGAAGGGAGGGGCTTTACGTGCACGGTCTTAAGTTAACCTGAGTTTTTGATAAGGAATATGATGCTCAATTGATTAGTATGGGGCTCATACGTGGAAAAAAACGGCGCATGAGGGAGTCCAGGGGTAACCATAAGTTAAAAAGTTACAAAAAATATCGTCATTTCTGTCTTTTTAAAACAGGATGTGCCCCAGGCCAGTGCTAGAAAGCGGGGAATTCAGCTTATGCCATTAATTGGTATAGGAGCAATCCCAATGAAATATAGATGACGCCTTGAATCGTACCAAGGGCAACATTCCTTTGGTTGACGACTTCTGAATAGACGTCGACTCGCAGCAATATGATGCGGTGTGAAATGAAAGCGATAATTTCTAGAATTCCCATCAAAATAAGCGAAAGCGCGGCCCAACCTGCAATCAGGTAATAGATATTGTTAATTTCATAGACCATGATATTGGAAGCAGCGGCAATAGCAAAGGCAGTACCAATACGGTGCCCTGCAAAACGCACAGCAACGGCAACATTATTGCTTTCGATAGCTTTTGTTAAACTGGATTCTGGATTTTTAAGCGAGAATAATTTTAGGCGTGTGGTTGTGGTCAGGCTTAAGAGAAGCTGAGATACAACATAAGCAAGCAACACGGCTTGAATCGCGGTGAAATCTTCGATATTAACCCATTTAATTACAGCACGAACGATAATGGCTGTTGCAATCACATTGCCTGCATCGGTAATGCCTGCGGCAATATTACCGGCGATAATATGATTGCGAATAGATACTTTAGGTAAGAGAAACCGGTCAAAAATAAAGCGAGTCAATGACATTAACACAATACCTAGGATACCATAGACGCCCACAGCGATAATCGATCCACCGATAGAATCCAAAGGTTCGCCATTAATGACGCTGGAAAGCACCAGTGTCACGGCAAAAATAACGCCGGCCATGGAAATACCAAAAGCTGGATTGTCCTTTCGCAGAAGTTCATCGGTTGCATTAATATGGGAGATCGTTCCGGAGAATAAACGGATTGATGTAAATAACCCTATGGTTATGAACAGGTTAAAAAGCAGAACAAAATTATAATGGTGATCCCAGTAAAATAATTCACGAAAATCCATATGGACCTCAACGTTAATGATGACAATTCCTCTATTTAATCCGCAGAACAGGTGCTTGTCAATTATTGCTTTAATATGATATCCTTCGCGCTTCAAGAGTTGAGATTTTGCGCGTTTGCTTTTGGCTAGCTAAAAAATGAGAAAACGTGAAATAAGCATGGCTATTCCTACGCTTTCTTATTCTTCTAACTGACTCAATATCTTGCCTATAATCCCAACTGTTGAAGTGCGAGGGGGGTATCGTTTCAAACATATTTTAGAAACGTTAGAAAAATGCTTTTCATCGCTGATCAAGTGTCTCGTTAATTTTTTGAATGATACGGAATGCAACATCTTCTTTATTCATCAATGGCCATTGCTCATCATCATTTGTGGATACATAGGTCACTTGATTTTTTTGATTTCCAAATGGTTGATGCTGCTGATTAATTTCATTAGCGATGATAAAATCACAGCCTTTGCTTTTGCATTTGGCACGGGCGTGGTTGAGAACGTCTTGTGTCTCTGCTGCAAATCCAACCACCACTTTAGGACGCAACGTTGGGTGATGTCCAAGCGTTGCTAAAATATCGGGGTTGCGAATTAATTCCAGTGTCATTGTTTGAATAGGTTGGTTAGGTTGTTTTTTAATTTTGTGCCTGGATTGTTCTTTTGGCCTGAAATCGGCAACGGCAGCTGCGCAGATGGCTATGTCTACCGGAAGATGCAACAGGCAGGCATCCAGCATTTCTGAAGCGGTATGTACGGCAATGGCATGGACATTATCGGGAGTAGGCAATGAAACGGGGCCATGAATGAGCCAGACCTCAACCCCTGCATCGGCTAGGGCCTGAGCAATAGCATGACCTTGTTTGCCTGAAGAATAATTGCCAATGAAACGCACGGGATCAAGAGGTTCATATGTAGGGCCGCTGGTAACCAACGCTTTTAAACCTGTTAACATAAAAATTGTTTTATCTCTTCAGCAATATTAACGGGATCAAGCAGGCGTCCAAACCCTTCTTCACCACAGGCCATTTTGCCAGAACCTGGACCTATAAACGTGACGCCATCCTGTTTTAATTGTGCAACATTGCGCTGCACAGCTGGATTATTCCACATGACTGGGTTCATGGCCGGGGCTATCCAGACAGGCTTATCCGTTGCAAGGAGGATGGTAGAGGCCAGATCATCTGCCAAACCACTCGCCATCTTACCAATAATATCTGCAGTAGCCGGAGCGATGAGGATCATATCCGTTTCCCTGGCCAGGCGAATATGGCCAATCTGAGTTTCGTCTTTCAGGGAAAAAAGTTCGTCATAAACAGGTTGACCGCTTAACGCCCCAAGAGACATTGGGGTTACAAAT
This window of the Alphaproteobacteria bacterium genome carries:
- a CDS encoding type II secretion system protein, producing MEYDGIRFFKSRFIRGYSLMELSIVMSILAIVASSGLAVVGSRDEANRMRITQERMAVIESTIQGFVSNSTYGYLPCPADDTLAETSNNFGKPSAYDSSTGKCAISEGMLPVRNNGTTPAFNLSDEYLYDGWNRRFRYKIATYMGNEEDFDNDETRGDISVQDLKGHEKTNLTLKEPLNFGAAYVLISFGPNGYGGYTRQTNTIIPFPSSSYNKEVENSNGDNIFVQNDKTSKFDDVLLFKRKIDLKPPKLQYAKLVTPDTECHHAGTIAKYGKPGSGSFLDSLYATDPTLANQLYKSSVALKKVCDNPPITSFSTTITCLPSTFGTSETVNGITTNFTETRANNRTAKSQDNPSIAALHDGKYVVVWQSLDQDSDEYGIYGKIFKKTGAGFSASYSNVASDPNRGEFLINTNTQGGQVQPYVVATDYGFIVAWSTNFNGDKSYIAMQRYFKNGKAYGGEYRLDPSASQLSAEPYIVPFSDDSYILLFQGISVADGNADIYQQSYGRVGIAIGGYSKVNNNTTFMSSSQTRPVGAAFENDAGYVVLWENYDTSVTPHNYDIMARRYTLVGDSYTPQDTPEFQVNATSTNDQRNPDIARLSDNRFVVVWQSNNEIMAKLYDTGFVAVGGEFQVNTTTSGIQSFPSVTGMNDGGFIVAWSSENQDGNNYGIYHRRFKSDGTAEAGETLTNTTTSNSQYIPKIASYMRNTTKYMIAWQSYLQDADSWGIYEQIFMDGDSCP
- a CDS encoding HU family DNA-binding protein is translated as MNKTELIAFVAKKAGLTNASASSAVEAFLTGVTSTLKTGGKVAIIGWGSFEVTKTKARNGRNPKTGAPLKIPARNNPRFRPGKELKEAVN
- a CDS encoding HAMP domain-containing histidine kinase: MATRTFEASFLTKKLRELPGFLLTTKDHALFVTIISLLILGHSMIHALLALPFPRHVSLSWVCSSFLYECSLEFIRLLPISILFLIAFIWYRLRIFSSIKIITQEIHKLGNEDIELKLPRTAPNPEVFGLIKSVLRAQKAQERIIQTLLNLSSVKELQDETIRIGERSDLMKLEILREIRHKTCNFLNAISMTTQMLLCHLRRESNIVMSPRHQEEALVRIDTLVRHIEAFTTDSLEREHFNPCDIMQECIDIQKKALIRGGINLEYAPRQDLPPIFADKIRFIQAINGLIRRASDFLVSGETIRISLKLAPIDYIDHLIITIEDNGYGIPEKKRQELFEMHDGRGIERDIDGIELSIASVRKLLILHGGDLELTDEWGKGSIITIHLPYQTTDESPRLKTTIEGNSQLPSNVTPLFKVKNRADV
- a CDS encoding DUF350 domain-containing protein, producing the protein MDFRELFYWDHHYNFVLLFNLFITIGLFTSIRLFSGTISHINATDELLRKDNPAFGISMAGVIFAVTLVLSSVINGEPLDSIGGSIIAVGVYGILGIVLMSLTRFIFDRFLLPKVSIRNHIIAGNIAAGITDAGNVIATAIIVRAVIKWVNIEDFTAIQAVLLAYVVSQLLLSLTTTTRLKLFSLKNPESSLTKAIESNNVAVAVRFAGHRIGTAFAIAAASNIMVYEINNIYYLIAGWAALSLILMGILEIIAFISHRIILLRVDVYSEVVNQRNVALGTIQGVIYISLGLLLYQLMA